The Saccharomonospora cyanea NA-134 genome includes a region encoding these proteins:
- a CDS encoding ABC transporter ATP-binding protein, with the protein MASHSVQPVLELVDLVAGYQQRQGMWGRRRNVRAVAGVNLTVHAGETVCLVGESGCGKSTVARTVVGLLEPQSGEVRFDGRDVRTLSRAERKDLRRQVQLVFQDPYASLNPNMTVHELVSEAWRIHPGLVERESWDAEVASLLERVGLSPGHAERYPHQFSGGQRQRISIARALSVRPRLIVCDEAVSALDVSIQAQILNLLAELQRDLGVAFLFITHDLGVVRHFADRVAVMHLGTIVETGEVGQIYERPAHPYTQALLSAAPSLEDWRSPSTDEIVLRGDVPSPLSPPQGCRFHTRCWKTRDRCRVDEPELVHRDTDHPVACHFPAEVLTSSTMD; encoded by the coding sequence GTGGCGAGTCACTCGGTGCAGCCCGTGCTTGAGCTGGTCGACCTGGTGGCGGGCTACCAGCAACGGCAGGGCATGTGGGGACGGCGTCGGAACGTGCGCGCCGTCGCGGGAGTGAACCTCACCGTCCACGCGGGCGAAACGGTGTGCCTGGTGGGCGAGTCCGGTTGCGGGAAGTCCACAGTGGCCCGAACGGTCGTGGGACTTCTGGAGCCGCAGTCCGGCGAGGTCCGGTTCGACGGACGGGACGTGCGCACACTCTCCCGCGCCGAACGCAAGGACCTCCGGCGTCAGGTCCAGCTCGTGTTCCAGGACCCGTACGCCTCGCTCAACCCGAACATGACGGTGCACGAGTTGGTCAGCGAGGCGTGGCGTATCCATCCCGGCCTCGTCGAGCGGGAGTCCTGGGACGCCGAGGTCGCGTCGCTGTTGGAACGCGTCGGATTGAGTCCCGGTCACGCCGAACGCTACCCACACCAGTTCTCCGGTGGACAACGACAGCGGATCTCCATCGCCAGGGCTCTGTCGGTGAGGCCCCGGCTCATCGTCTGCGACGAGGCTGTCTCGGCTCTCGACGTGTCGATCCAGGCGCAGATCCTGAACCTGCTCGCGGAGCTTCAACGCGACCTCGGAGTCGCCTTCCTGTTCATCACCCATGACCTCGGCGTGGTACGGCACTTCGCCGACCGGGTCGCGGTGATGCACCTGGGCACGATCGTGGAAACGGGCGAGGTCGGCCAGATCTACGAGCGACCCGCCCACCCGTACACCCAGGCGCTGCTTTCGGCCGCGCCCAGCCTGGAGGACTGGCGTTCTCCGAGCACGGACGAGATCGTGCTGCGGGGAGACGTACCCTCCCCGCTCTCTCCACCGCAAGGCTGCCGGTTCCACACACGGTGCTGGAAAACGAGAGATCGGTGCCGGGTCGACGAGCCGGAACTCGTCCACCGCGACACCGATCACCCGGTCGCCTGCCATTTTCCGGCGGAGGTGCTCACCTCGTCCACTATGGATTGA